Proteins encoded together in one Bombus vancouverensis nearcticus chromosome 14, iyBomVanc1_principal, whole genome shotgun sequence window:
- the LOC117158625 gene encoding uncharacterized protein LOC117158625 isoform X2, giving the protein MLKEHLDICREEDDSNILQLRSLENYESDDEEKDNNPDYINNSNMEDDSSNNQKNYNDKPIIIPVPDTQCHCCAEDLSTAHSGGEFKCQHCNLSFKKKSSLERHIVVIHWQCDSCTCKDCGESFRDKKSLNKHRYTTHADKKIFRCEPCDTYFSRMYHLNRHIMQSGCHGNILNTYSCQVCQKIFTRKDNLREHLRTHAGTPQRQKKPCRYCPKEFFTNQQLLIHERVHTGERPVQCDLCPKSFLSSLALKKHRRVHTGEKPFECQYCQKKFAARETLNRHQRTHTGEKPHVCQYCSKSFIQAAQLRAHIFHHTGENGFYCEVCGKAFSRKARLNVHKKFVHEGATPFACQMCEKKFIRKEDLVKHVILHTGVKAYKCDKCTKAFSTKSSLQAHLNTHRREPPQSCVECNRVFIRQDCLMRHIKAKHRDLLEEVMDEVEKKNLQIQLYNIATVAAEKTKKGESTQFSTEELLKAIADLLKILIDDDTLQLFGWPDAPIEDIVQAVIRRCGHEPLTSECRLPFDERLRENIKCLFMVVIEDNMVKSLLTRKTIDDVIVHILKLSKEANL; this is encoded by the exons ATGCTAAAGGAACATTTAGACATATGTAGAGAAGAAGATGATTCCAACATTTTGCAGTTAAGGAGTCTTGAGAATTATGAGTCAGATGATGAAGAGAAAGATAATAATCCAGACTATATTAATAATTCCAATATGGaag ATGACAGTTCTAATAATCAAAAAAATTATAATGATAAGCCAATAATTATACCTGTACCTGATACACAATGTCATTGCTGTGCTGAAGATTTAAGCACTGCGCACAGTGGTGGTGAATTTAAATGTCAACACTGTAACCTAtcatttaaaaagaaatcatCCTTAGAAAGACACATTGTGGTAATTCATTGGCAGTGTGATTCATGTACCTGCAAAGATTGTGGAGAATCATTTCGTGATAAGAAGTCACTAAACAAACATCGTTATACTACTCATGCTGATAAAAAAATTTTCAG ATGTGAGCCTTGCGATACTTATTTTTCACGAATGTATCATTTAAATCGCCATATAATGCAATCTGGATGTCATGGAAATATTCTTAATACATATAGTTGTCAA gtttgccagaaaattttcACGCGGAAGGATAATTTACGTGAACATTTACGAACTCACGCCGGAACTCCTCAAAGACAGAAGAAACCTTGTAGATATTGTCCTAAGGAATTTTTTACTAACCAACAATTGTTAATTCACGAACGTGTACACACAGGAGAACGACCAGTTCAATGCGATTTATGCCCAAAGTCTTTTCTATCTTCTCTCGCATTAAAGAAACATAGACGTGTACACACAGGAGAGAAACCATTTGAATGCCAATAT TGTCAAAAAAAGTTTGCTGCTCGGGAAACTTTAAATCGTCACCAAAGAACTCATACTGGTGAGAAACCTCATGTTTGTCAATATTGCTCTAAATCATTTATTCAGGCTGCTCAATTGAGAGCACATATATTTCATCACACTGGTGAAAATGGTTTTTACTGTGAGGTATGTGGGAAAGCATTTAGTAGAAAAGCTCGGTTAAATGTTCACAAAAAATTTGTTCATGAAGGAGCCACCCCATTTGCATGTCAAATGTgtgaaaagaaatttataagaaaAGAAGATCTGGTTAAACATGTAATACTTCATACAGGAGTTAAAG CATATAAATGTGATAAATGTACAAAAGCTTTTTCTACAAAATCTTCCTTACAAGCTCATTTAAATACTCATAGACGAGAACCACCACAATCTTGTGTTGAATGTAATAGAGTTTTCATACGTCAAGATTGTTTAATGAGGCACATTAAAGCAAAACACCGTGATCTATTAGAAGAAGTAATGGATGAAGTCGAAAAAAAGAATTTACAAATACAATTATATAACATTGCAACAGTTGCTGCAgagaaaacaaagaaaggaGAGTCTACTCAATTTTCCACTGAAGAATTGTTAAAAGCCATAGCTGatcttttgaaaatattaattgatGATGATACTCTTCAG CTCTTTGGTTGGCCTGATGCCCCTATTGAAGATATTGTACAAGCTGTAATTAGACGATGTGGGCATGAACCATTAACATCAGAATGTAGA
- the LOC117158625 gene encoding uncharacterized protein LOC117158625 isoform X1: MEEIMEIVKVEDAVFLEDTALENLFDPENVQETIIMSAEQGESTDTTVIAHDGQIIQIITDYECVTCHRIFQSQDMLKEHLDICREEDDSNILQLRSLENYESDDEEKDNNPDYINNSNMEDDSSNNQKNYNDKPIIIPVPDTQCHCCAEDLSTAHSGGEFKCQHCNLSFKKKSSLERHIVVIHWQCDSCTCKDCGESFRDKKSLNKHRYTTHADKKIFRCEPCDTYFSRMYHLNRHIMQSGCHGNILNTYSCQVCQKIFTRKDNLREHLRTHAGTPQRQKKPCRYCPKEFFTNQQLLIHERVHTGERPVQCDLCPKSFLSSLALKKHRRVHTGEKPFECQYCQKKFAARETLNRHQRTHTGEKPHVCQYCSKSFIQAAQLRAHIFHHTGENGFYCEVCGKAFSRKARLNVHKKFVHEGATPFACQMCEKKFIRKEDLVKHVILHTGVKAYKCDKCTKAFSTKSSLQAHLNTHRREPPQSCVECNRVFIRQDCLMRHIKAKHRDLLEEVMDEVEKKNLQIQLYNIATVAAEKTKKGESTQFSTEELLKAIADLLKILIDDDTLQLFGWPDAPIEDIVQAVIRRCGHEPLTSECRLPFDERLRENIKCLFMVVIEDNMVKSLLTRKTIDDVIVHILKLSKEANL, translated from the exons ATGGAAGAAATAATGG AAATCGTGAAAGTTGAGGATGCAGTGTTCTTAGAAGATACAGCGCTAGAAAATTTATTTG ATCCAGAAAACGTACAAGAAACTATTATAATGTCTGCTGAACAAGGAGAATCCACTGACACAACAG TTATTGCTCATGACGgtcaaattatacaaattataacagattATGAATGTGTTACATGTCATCGTATCTTTCAATCACAAGAT ATGCTAAAGGAACATTTAGACATATGTAGAGAAGAAGATGATTCCAACATTTTGCAGTTAAGGAGTCTTGAGAATTATGAGTCAGATGATGAAGAGAAAGATAATAATCCAGACTATATTAATAATTCCAATATGGaag ATGACAGTTCTAATAATCAAAAAAATTATAATGATAAGCCAATAATTATACCTGTACCTGATACACAATGTCATTGCTGTGCTGAAGATTTAAGCACTGCGCACAGTGGTGGTGAATTTAAATGTCAACACTGTAACCTAtcatttaaaaagaaatcatCCTTAGAAAGACACATTGTGGTAATTCATTGGCAGTGTGATTCATGTACCTGCAAAGATTGTGGAGAATCATTTCGTGATAAGAAGTCACTAAACAAACATCGTTATACTACTCATGCTGATAAAAAAATTTTCAG ATGTGAGCCTTGCGATACTTATTTTTCACGAATGTATCATTTAAATCGCCATATAATGCAATCTGGATGTCATGGAAATATTCTTAATACATATAGTTGTCAA gtttgccagaaaattttcACGCGGAAGGATAATTTACGTGAACATTTACGAACTCACGCCGGAACTCCTCAAAGACAGAAGAAACCTTGTAGATATTGTCCTAAGGAATTTTTTACTAACCAACAATTGTTAATTCACGAACGTGTACACACAGGAGAACGACCAGTTCAATGCGATTTATGCCCAAAGTCTTTTCTATCTTCTCTCGCATTAAAGAAACATAGACGTGTACACACAGGAGAGAAACCATTTGAATGCCAATAT TGTCAAAAAAAGTTTGCTGCTCGGGAAACTTTAAATCGTCACCAAAGAACTCATACTGGTGAGAAACCTCATGTTTGTCAATATTGCTCTAAATCATTTATTCAGGCTGCTCAATTGAGAGCACATATATTTCATCACACTGGTGAAAATGGTTTTTACTGTGAGGTATGTGGGAAAGCATTTAGTAGAAAAGCTCGGTTAAATGTTCACAAAAAATTTGTTCATGAAGGAGCCACCCCATTTGCATGTCAAATGTgtgaaaagaaatttataagaaaAGAAGATCTGGTTAAACATGTAATACTTCATACAGGAGTTAAAG CATATAAATGTGATAAATGTACAAAAGCTTTTTCTACAAAATCTTCCTTACAAGCTCATTTAAATACTCATAGACGAGAACCACCACAATCTTGTGTTGAATGTAATAGAGTTTTCATACGTCAAGATTGTTTAATGAGGCACATTAAAGCAAAACACCGTGATCTATTAGAAGAAGTAATGGATGAAGTCGAAAAAAAGAATTTACAAATACAATTATATAACATTGCAACAGTTGCTGCAgagaaaacaaagaaaggaGAGTCTACTCAATTTTCCACTGAAGAATTGTTAAAAGCCATAGCTGatcttttgaaaatattaattgatGATGATACTCTTCAG CTCTTTGGTTGGCCTGATGCCCCTATTGAAGATATTGTACAAGCTGTAATTAGACGATGTGGGCATGAACCATTAACATCAGAATGTAGA